In Methanosarcina siciliae T4/M, one genomic interval encodes:
- the ahbD gene encoding heme b synthase, protein MIAMTNPPRLIAWELTAGCNLNCVHCRGASTSSVPEGELTTEEAKHFIDEVVELGKPILILSGGEPLTRPDVFEIARYGTDAGLRVVLATNGTLLTPELVEKLRAAGVQRLSVSIDGATAKTHDEFRGVPGAFDRTLAGIEVLRKANFPFQINTTISRRNLEEIPKTFELAKELGAVAYHVFFLVPTGRGEESDEVSPADYERVLHWFYDMQKESEIQLKATCAPHYFRIMRQRAKKEGIEISVKTHGYEAMTKGCLGGTGFCFVSSVGEVYPCGYLPVLAGNIREQPFRDIWENAEVFRKLRDPEELKGKCGICEYKKVCAGCRARAYAATGDYLEEEPYCIYRPGKK, encoded by the coding sequence ATGATTGCTATGACAAATCCACCAAGGCTTATTGCATGGGAACTCACTGCAGGCTGCAATCTTAACTGCGTGCACTGCAGGGGAGCTTCCACATCCTCGGTTCCCGAAGGGGAGCTTACTACCGAAGAAGCTAAACATTTCATTGACGAGGTTGTCGAGCTTGGAAAGCCCATCCTCATCCTGAGCGGAGGCGAACCTCTTACCAGGCCGGATGTTTTTGAAATTGCCCGCTACGGCACCGATGCCGGGCTTCGTGTGGTGCTTGCAACAAACGGGACCCTTCTGACCCCCGAGCTTGTGGAGAAATTAAGAGCTGCCGGGGTGCAGAGGCTCAGCGTAAGTATCGACGGAGCGACTGCAAAGACCCATGACGAGTTCAGAGGCGTTCCGGGAGCTTTTGACAGGACCCTTGCAGGCATCGAAGTCCTCAGGAAAGCTAATTTTCCTTTCCAGATCAACACCACGATTTCAAGGCGCAACCTTGAGGAAATCCCGAAGACCTTTGAGCTTGCAAAAGAGCTCGGGGCAGTTGCGTACCATGTCTTTTTCCTTGTGCCCACAGGCAGGGGAGAAGAATCCGATGAGGTTTCCCCCGCAGACTACGAGCGTGTCCTGCACTGGTTCTATGACATGCAGAAAGAATCGGAAATCCAGCTGAAGGCGACCTGTGCTCCCCACTATTTCAGGATAATGCGCCAGCGGGCAAAAAAAGAAGGTATCGAAATCTCCGTAAAGACCCACGGCTATGAAGCCATGACAAAAGGCTGCCTCGGAGGGACAGGCTTTTGTTTCGTATCAAGCGTCGGAGAGGTCTATCCCTGCGGCTACCTGCCGGTGCTTGCCGGAAACATAAGGGAGCAGCCTTTCAGGGATATCTGGGAGAATGCCGAGGTTTTCAGGAAGCTGAGAGATCCCGAAGAGCTTAAAGGAAAGTGCGGGATATGTGAATACAAAAAAGTCTGTGCAGGTTGCAGGGCAAGAGCCTATGCTGCTACAGGCGACTATCTCGAA